In the genome of Aedes aegypti strain LVP_AGWG chromosome 2, AaegL5.0 Primary Assembly, whole genome shotgun sequence, the window actaattataatttcaaattattttaattaaattagttgtgttgtctactattgtacacggcaatatgtttcaaaataagtggagctgcttttaaaacaaactttaacatcgatcaaccaaaccatagaatatccaatagcgaaaaaataataataataaccgatcattgcaaatcgagccgaactggcgctctttccgtgcgcacgcgctctgtccgtgcgcacgcgctttctgcagagctgtcaaacagacttttgtgccttccttctttcgctctccttcaactcaacaactcagcacgatccacctcgcggtggattggtgagctgtctggttgttgcagatgaacacttatcgtgtagcgtgacatcatcattgacagtaagcgtgcaactcaccagacaaacgataggtgtaattaacaactggacTTAGATGTTAgtcacacgaacagcagcgacattagcattcttaggttaatgcttctactgggtCAACCCTAAGTATAAACTTTTATAtttaagcaaaactcaaatgaTGAGTAACATCAATAGTGTCTTCAGAAAAACTTCTATAAACAACATTTTACACGTTTTCTGAATCAATGCAACTTCAAACAAAACAGTGCTATAAAAAATAGGCTTATATAAGGACTACACATCCAACTTCCTAATAGAATAATGCAGAATTCAATTACGAACAACTTTTTCCATGGCATCatacgagaaaaaaaatattcgcacAATTAAAGCAACTTGTCTTATTAACACATTCTAATCCAAAATTAAGAACTGAATACTTACTTGGGTCGAAGAACACTAAAGCTTTGATACAAGCCAGCTCTGAGTCGTCAAGTTTTATATCTTTTATGGCACTAACGAGTTCATCTATGATTCTTGCCCCTATTCTAGATATGTCGAGATTCGGTGCCATCTTTGAATCCGGACTCTGCTTTGTTATAATGCAATTGTTCCCAAGCAATAGCATTTCTTCCAGGTGCATTGATCGTCTCGATAATCCTAGCAGCAGATGTTCTCCTGCGTGGGCTCTCAGTAGGGCAACTTGATCGTCTAGCTGTAACTCGGCGAATGCGGGAATTGATTTGGCCCATTCAACCAAGATTAATAACTGTTGCTTCATAGAATCACAAACATCGTTAATGCTTGCAAATCGCTTATTCGATAAATCGCCATCACCATCATATGCATCGTCAAGCGCAGCACCAAAATGACGACTACGGTTTTCAGCAAGAAGTAAAAATTTCACCGACAATCCATTTGACGTATCAATATCCTCCATGCTGGGACGTCTACAGCTGATTCGGTCCCTTTCATTTTGAACAGCTgcaacaataaaataaattcattaaaatacatttagcataaacttcttcttcttcttctttctggcgctacgtcccaactgggacagagcctgcttctcagcagttattaactgagagcttactatgccaattgaccatttttgcattcgtatatcgtgtggcaggtacgaagatactctatgccctgggaagtcgagaaaacttcaaacccgaaaagatcctcgaccggtgggattcgaacccacgaccctcagcttggtcttgctgaatagctgcgcgtttaccgctacggctatctgggccccataaacagtacttaaaaaaatgaattagggTCGATTTCTttaccttcgcttaagccgtaaagcttgtttacccatacgattaaaccaggtttaaggcctcagcggtggtgaagaaaccacTTATTAGAGATATAAGCTTAAAATATCTAAGCCTCGAGCGACTACTTCAACCTATTTAAGCTGAAAATGTTGGAAATGTttagaaatatataaaattaactTAATATCACTTTAAAACGAGATTCATGATTCAATACAACTTTTTCTTTTGATGGCGTATTACACAGCGTCCATTGCTGCCGTAATTTAACGGGGTGACGTAAGCGCTATTTCAATGTTCGGCTTATTGTGCAATTTATCTACAGAAGAAAACATTTGGGTATTTATCATTCTAGAAATACTCGCTTTGCAAAAGAGGATCACGCCATTATTGAGTTGAAGTCGAATTCAGCTAAACTTCTGCTTCCATGGCGTGGCATCCTCTTGTGGCGTGGCGTTCGCCCTATCTAGCGAACATGGAGTCGTgaattcgattctcaccgagaaaacATGTgacttttttgcaaatttcacttcaatttgtccATATAATtttcgcgtttagtatcatacaggcacAGGCGTATCTACAAAGATCAATTTCTCTTCgttgattttctttttcgttCGATACACTATATTTAATAGATTTTCATAACTTTTTCGGTGCAGTATTACGAGAGACATAGTAGTTAAAAACAGTCACCCGGACAAGTATTTAACTTAAGAGAATGttgagaaatcgatcactgcagacaTGCCCTTATGAGACTAAACTCGAGAATTACAAAGTATATGTGATGATTACTTTTTCGGTTATGTGACGATAATTATCACCTAAAGGAATAACTATAATAGAAAAATTTGCACATTATAAAAATTAAACGACTGgcgctccgatcgagctgaaattttgcacaaatgTTATGCGAACAAAATGAGACTTGAAAACGACCAAAAATGAGTCTTAAAACGGGACTGGGGAAACGGAACTGCATTTTGTCGCACATATATACAGTTGACCCTTCACATActgttaggggtcatgcacaaattacgtcactctccaagggggggagggggtcaagttaagtgtgacaagccttacaaaaatttcggacgactcatacaaaaaaatgtaacaaaggggggagggggtcaaataAGGTGAAATTTTGCGTGACATAAtgtgtgtaccatcccttactgAAGCGATCATCGAGATCAAGAAATAGAACATGAACATAAATCAGatcgttttcagccattttaagtcgtctCTACTCATTTTATGCCGTTTGTAGCCGTTTCAAgtagttttaagccattttaggccgtttcaagccgtttctaGCCATTTTAATCCGTTtctagccattttaagcctttttagttgttttaagccgttttcagtCGTTTTCAGCCGtattaagccgttttcagccgttaagcctttttaagccgtttaagccattttaagccgtatatagccattttcagccgtttttagctgttttaagccgttttaagccattttaagtcgttaatagctgttttaaaccgttttaatccgctttaagccgtttaaagccgtttaaagccgttttttgccattttaagccttttatttttgcaattcgagccgtttttagccgtttgaagccatttaagtcgtataagccattttaatccattttaagctgttttagccgtttttagcagtttcaagccattttaagccttctTAATCTGttttagctattttaagccgtttttagccattttaagccgtttttagccattttaagccgtttcaagccgttgttagctgttttaagccgtttgaagcaattttaagccgttttaagccattttaagccgtcttTAGCCGTTTTAAAACGTTTTTAGCCAATTTAAGCAGTTTTAGgtcgttttagccattttaagccgtttgatgcattttttaaccgttttaagccgttttaggccatttttagccattttaagccgtttgaagcctttttaagccgttttaagccattttaggccgtcTTTAGCCGTTTTAAAACGTTTTTAGCCGTTATAAGCCGTATTTAGCCAATTTAAGcagttttaagtcgttttagccattttaagccgtttgaagcattttttaaccgtattaagccgttttcagccgtttaagccatttttagccatttgaaaccgtttgaagccgttttaagttgtTGAAAAAACTCATAAAGTTAATGGAAACCAACTTTTACAATTGTACTAACCATGCCGACTTGTCGAGGTTTTGAATATCgggatgtaaaaatattgaacatgTTATTAAATTTTCACTTACCTTCCTTTTTCATACCAGCTTTGAAGCACTTCCTTAACCTACAATATCTACACTGATTACGTTTGTCTTTATCCACAACACATTGGCGGGAAAATCTAAAagcaaaagaagaagaacaatctATCCGAAGCAACATCCGAATTAAACTTCCATATAATTACCTGCATGTGTATGAATGGTTTTTTCGCACGCTGCGCCGAAAGAAACCTTTACAGCCATCACAAGACGCAGCACCATAATGTTTGCCTGTGGCCCTATCGCTACATATGGTACACAGGTTATTTGCACTACTTTGGCAATTGTCTAAAGTATAGTTCTTATTACTATCCACGGACTGCTCCGGGGTGAATCTGGATTCACTTGTATGGGTAGGGGATAAGGAGTCGTTTGCGTCatgatctgaaaaaaataaaaaaaatacttgcggTTAAATTAAATACGGCATAAAACACTACTACTAAATCGCACTTAAAAGTATACTGTATTGTACTGAAATactggatttttataagaaaatCTAAAGAGCTTTTTCATATTGTACACGCAAACCAGAAACAGAGTCAACTTTCATGACCATAATTTGATGTTGAAGTAGCTTTCAAGCTGTACAAAATATGCTTTTAGacaatagaagtaataaaccatagaagaagaatgtcgctgcactatgggcggtttccatacagactggcggccaaaaatattttttccatctcatgtcgtattaaTGAGTTTTGtgctacaaatttgatgttttattttcaaaaacaagttttcgagactaacttttgaatagggcctatagcgaaataataagttttgttactaatgatgcatataagccatttatgcgattaacgttgtgcaaaccattatgaatgttagaacttacatagaaatgattatatgaatgatttagcgatgTTCATTTATTCTCTGAATTGTTTTTTGTCTGTTTTTATTaggaaatggttaaaaatattgaaaaaaattcaaaaagccataaaataaaaaagtgcaaatttgtgcagctaaattcttcactaTCCTTTAGTTAACATCTCAAAGTatccttggaaataaattttagcctgggacaacttgggacaaaaaagtatgggatgtgtaaagtttatatataaaatcaaatatatttttttcagtgcattCCCCCCATTTTTTCGACCTaaagtacgaatttttatttcattttatttttcttagatagctttttgaataagctttcggatagtgtataaagatctgtataaCATATTGtgattatgcagtatattgtattcaaCGTGTACCTTGTATTTGTACtgaattcttcatttttcttgaaaactctaactttgacatactgtatcaattaaaatataaaagatcttgCCCTGATATTCCAGGAATAACTTAATAGAAATGTTTACTATGTAATGATGTACAAcaaaaacctatcagaacaagtcaatttttcgattattggccacctgattgCCCATAGTGCGCTGTCGTCGCTgtcggaacatcttttgctgggggagataggcggggctataaatgtcaacgcgaaaatgtatgcagtttgacagttatgtacccaacatgtttctgagcgagaacaaagggaacagcagcgacattattcttctatggtttattatttctattttttagACATACTCA includes:
- the LOC5574683 gene encoding hepatocyte nuclear factor 4-gamma isoform X3, which codes for MDINQNNHDANDSLSPTHTSESRFTPEQSVDSNKNYTLDNCQSSANNLCTICSDRATGKHYGAASCDGCKGFFRRSVRKNHSYTCRFSRQCVVDKDKRNQCRYCRLRKCFKAGMKKEAVQNERDRISCRRPSMEDIDTSNGLSVKFLLLAENRSRHFGAALDDAYDGDGDLSNKRFASINDVCDSMKQQLLILVEWAKSIPAFAELQLDDQVALLRAHAGEHLLLGLSRRSMHLEEMLLLGNNCIITKQSPDSKMAPNLDISRIGARIIDELVSAIKDIKLDDSELACIKALVFFDPTVRGLNQPQKIKALRHQVLNNLEDYVSDKQYDSRGRFGEILLLLPVLQSITWQMIQQIELAKMFGVAHIDSLLQEMLLGGETIENTAPPTPPLNSFPNSSNSPPHMMSCDTTQRPSNAMEISRSNPTTTSSNCDAIDSESIDGANDMMAPAIIEDISNYNIPQTTNSFQRDENVQNYIHPSNDDVYSNQYISPASSGMHPVHASANRHQQTNVLLPVNQLSREDYLKLERELKREPEANGY
- the LOC5574683 gene encoding transcription factor HNF-4 homolog isoform X4, producing MDINQNNHDANDSLSPTHTSESRFTPEQSVDSNKNYTLDNCQSSANNLCTICSDRATGKHYGAASCDGCKGFFRRSVRKNHSYTCRFSRQCVVDKDKRNQCRYCRLRKCFKAGMKKEAVQNERDRISCRRPSMEDIDTSNGLSVKFLLLAENRSRHFGAALDDAYDGDGDLSNKRFASINDVCDSMKQQLLILVEWAKSIPAFAELQLDDQVALLRAHAGEHLLLGLSRRSMHLEEMLLLGNNCIITKQSPDSKMAPNLDISRIGARIIDELVSAIKDIKLDDSELACIKALVFFDPTVRGLNQPQKIKALRHQVLNNLEDYVSDKQYDSRGRFGEILLLLPVLQSITWQMIQQIELAKMFGVAHIDSLLQEMLLGETIENTAPPTPPLNSFPNSSNSPPHMMSCDTTQRPSNAMEISRSNPTTTSSNCDAIDSESIDGANDMMAPAIIEDISNYNIPQTTNSFQRDENVQNYIHPSNDDVYSNQYISPASSGMHPVHASANRHQQTNVLLPVNQLSREDYLKLERELKREPEANGY
- the LOC5574683 gene encoding transcription factor HNF-4 homolog isoform X1 — its product is MKSIVEVFCDYDRSDFSLGTSLNIEDTLFQHILDHDANDSLSPTHTSESRFTPEQSVDSNKNYTLDNCQSSANNLCTICSDRATGKHYGAASCDGCKGFFRRSVRKNHSYTCRFSRQCVVDKDKRNQCRYCRLRKCFKAGMKKEAVQNERDRISCRRPSMEDIDTSNGLSVKFLLLAENRSRHFGAALDDAYDGDGDLSNKRFASINDVCDSMKQQLLILVEWAKSIPAFAELQLDDQVALLRAHAGEHLLLGLSRRSMHLEEMLLLGNNCIITKQSPDSKMAPNLDISRIGARIIDELVSAIKDIKLDDSELACIKALVFFDPTVRGLNQPQKIKALRHQVLNNLEDYVSDKQYDSRGRFGEILLLLPVLQSITWQMIQQIELAKMFGVAHIDSLLQEMLLGGETIENTAPPTPPLNSFPNSSNSPPHMMSCDTTQRPSNAMEISRSNPTTTSSNCDAIDSESIDGANDMMAPAIIEDISNYNIPQTTNSFQRDENVQNYIHPSNDDVYSNQYISPASSGMHPVHASANRHQQTNVLLPVNQLSREDYLKLERELKREPEANGY
- the LOC5574683 gene encoding transcription factor HNF-4 homolog isoform X2; translated protein: MKSIVEVFCDYDRSDFSLGTSLNIEDTLFQHILDHDANDSLSPTHTSESRFTPEQSVDSNKNYTLDNCQSSANNLCTICSDRATGKHYGAASCDGCKGFFRRSVRKNHSYTCRFSRQCVVDKDKRNQCRYCRLRKCFKAGMKKEAVQNERDRISCRRPSMEDIDTSNGLSVKFLLLAENRSRHFGAALDDAYDGDGDLSNKRFASINDVCDSMKQQLLILVEWAKSIPAFAELQLDDQVALLRAHAGEHLLLGLSRRSMHLEEMLLLGNNCIITKQSPDSKMAPNLDISRIGARIIDELVSAIKDIKLDDSELACIKALVFFDPTVRGLNQPQKIKALRHQVLNNLEDYVSDKQYDSRGRFGEILLLLPVLQSITWQMIQQIELAKMFGVAHIDSLLQEMLLGETIENTAPPTPPLNSFPNSSNSPPHMMSCDTTQRPSNAMEISRSNPTTTSSNCDAIDSESIDGANDMMAPAIIEDISNYNIPQTTNSFQRDENVQNYIHPSNDDVYSNQYISPASSGMHPVHASANRHQQTNVLLPVNQLSREDYLKLERELKREPEANGY